The Algoriphagus halophilus sequence GGACCTGAGATACATATTGCTTGGTGATCAATGTGTCCATGGGTAATGGACTGGTTACCTGAAAGGTGGTTTCTGCTTCATGGTGCTCCTCTCCGTGAGAGTTGCAGCCTGTGTGGAAGAGTAATGCACACAAGCCTGCGAGCATGATAATTCTCGATTTCATAAAATAGATGTTAGACGGTATTTATTCTTGATTTTTAGAAACGTGTAAAGAATTGATACACGTGATTGCGTCCTTCACTTTGGAAATTGAAGCAACACAAAAAGGGTAGGGTAAGAAGAGCTATAGATTAAATAGCCTTACTTGAAAAGTAGTATCATATAGTAAACACCTGATTGATGAGGTGCATCCTATAGGACGATATAAGATAGAAATGCTTACTAAGGAATAAGCGTCTTTGAATAAACCGGAATAAAAATCCGAGAATTAGGGTGCAAAAAATTGCAATAAAGTAATTGCTGTTTTCTACATACTTTTTAAATGAAAAAAGGATGTCATCTTCCTCCTCGATTTCAGTAGGATCTAACTTGATTTTACCGGACTCGTGGATTTGAATGATTGGGATTTGTTCGGAGTTGCTTTGGGCTATGTGAGAATTTTCTAACCCGGAAAAATTTTCTTCCTGAACATACTGATGACCCTCCCCCATTTCATGGGCGTATAGTTGACTATACCCGCTTGAAAGTAGGATGCAAAATGATAGTACAATTCTTGTAATCAACTTTGTCATCAAGGTGCGAATTTATAAAGTTTTTCTCTCAGTCAAGAAAACTTCAGTTAAATCCTGTTAACGACTCAACTGTTCCTCTCAATCCAATATAAAATTTAAAAGGCATTTGAATCAATGGTACTAAATCAAATTTTATTTTGGTTTGGTGCCATGCTTAACATTTTTTTATAAAATTCTATATTTTATTGAGAATCTTCAAACTATTTCGGTTAACTATTTTTGTTTTTTTTATTTAATGAGGGAAATAATTTGGTTTATGATTTGCTAGAAAAGGTTTTTTATTTTACCTGTAGCAAGTTATTTTACTGAGTTAAAAAAGAAGAATGATCCCTATCTGCAATTAACTGATTTTTTAAACCATTCTTGAAATTTGCCTCTAAAGTCTTTTTCAAATGCACTTTGTGGAGTAATTCCATATAAAAATTATCACGTTTATATAATTGGCAGAAAATGAATAGGATAGATTGTTAAATTGAGGATTCTGTAAATATCAATAAATCATGAACAATAAACCCTTATTTCTAATTCTTTGTATGGTGCTAGCCTCCTTTCAGGTGATGGCACAAAATACGTACAATCTTGTCGTGGAAGGCTTTGACTGGGGTCCGGCTGTGAACAAAGTTATTTTGTCCAAAGGCAGCACTGATTTAAGTGTAGATCCATCAGTTTACCATGTCTATGCTACAAGAAGTTCTGAACTTTCAGAAGGTCCTATTAATCCTTCTGGAGGAGAAAGAACAGTACTATCTGCTTATAATTCGGATGGTCAAGGAAACAGGCAGGAGGACGGAAGTTATGTCACATTGAATCTGGCAGTAGCTCCTACTATTCGTGTGAGTTCACCCTTTCAATACATGCGTGGTCATGGCAACGTCTGGGTAGACTATCAATTGTTAATTACCAATACAGAGACCTTGGAAGTCTGGAACAAAGAAAGTGACCGGATCATTCCCTTGATCGATGAATTTGATTTGGATGGTACATTCACTCATTCCAATGTCGAACTCACCTATGCCTCATTTACACCGGATACCGATCAAGATAAGGCCCCATTGATTATTTGGTTACATGGAGGAGGTGAAGGAGGGACAGATACCACCATTCCATTACTGGGAAATCGGGCTGCCAATTATGCATCACCGGAAATTCAACAATATTTTGACGGGGCTTATGTGTTGGTACCACAAACACCTACTCGTTGGATGGATAGCGGAGATGGTTCAACTAGTGGTCAGGTAGATGATATTTACTTTGAGGCGTTGAAGGGCTTATTTGATGATTTTGTAGCGAAAAACCCCAATGTAGATACGGATCGGATTTATGTAGGTGGATGTAGTAATGGAGGGTATATGAGTTTGAAATTGATCTTGGAATACCCTGATTACTTTGCTGGAGGGTATATCAGCGCTTTAGCCTATCGGGCGGCCTATTTATCAGATGACCAAGCTAAAAGTATCAAGAATGTACCGATCTGGTTTGTGCACTCCAAAGATGATTCGACCACTGTCGCGGATCAGACTGTATTACCCGTCTATGATAAACTAATCAAAGCTGGAGCAAAAGATGTTCACTTGACTTTTTATGACCATGTGGTAGATATCACAGGCTTATTAGGAGGAGAGG is a genomic window containing:
- a CDS encoding prolyl oligopeptidase family serine peptidase, giving the protein MNNKPLFLILCMVLASFQVMAQNTYNLVVEGFDWGPAVNKVILSKGSTDLSVDPSVYHVYATRSSELSEGPINPSGGERTVLSAYNSDGQGNRQEDGSYVTLNLAVAPTIRVSSPFQYMRGHGNVWVDYQLLITNTETLEVWNKESDRIIPLIDEFDLDGTFTHSNVELTYASFTPDTDQDKAPLIIWLHGGGEGGTDTTIPLLGNRAANYASPEIQQYFDGAYVLVPQTPTRWMDSGDGSTSGQVDDIYFEALKGLFDDFVAKNPNVDTDRIYVGGCSNGGYMSLKLILEYPDYFAGGYISALAYRAAYLSDDQAKSIKNVPIWFVHSKDDSTTVADQTVLPVYDKLIKAGAKDVHLTFYDHVVDITGLLGGEDYHYPGHWSWIYSHANKSQTDFDGSPVKVDGVPVTIMQWLSSQSN